DNA sequence from the Sinomonas terrae genome:
CGGCAGATCCTCTCCGCACAGCTCAAACGGGCTCGCGCGGACGCCGTGGCCGCCATGAAGGCAGAAGGGCTCGAGTACAGCGAGCGGATGGCCATCCTCGATACTGTGACGTACCCCGAACCGCTCAAAGAGCTCCTCGAGGCTGCCTTCGAGGAATACCGGAAGCACGCGCCGTGGGTCGGCGATTTCGAGCTCGCGCCGAAGTCCGTGGTGCGTGACATGTACGAGCGAGCTATGGACTTCGGGGAGTTTGTGCAGTTCTACTCGCTCGCGCGCAGCGAAGGCATCGTCCTGCGCTACCTGACAGACGCGTACAAGGCGCTCAACCAGACCGTGCCGCAGGATTCCCTCCGAGACGACCTCGAAGATCTCATCGAATGGCTTGGCGAGCTTGTACGGCAGGTGGACTCGAGCCTGCTCGACGAATGGGAGGAGCTCACGAGCGGGCATGAGCTGCACCCGCACGATGCGCCGCCTCCCCCACCCCCTGCCCTCACCTCGAACCGCCGAGCCTTCCGGGTCATGGTCCGGAACGAGCTCTTCCGGCGAGTCGAGCTCTTCGCTGACGAGGATTCGGCCGGCCTCGCGGAGCTGGACCGGAACTTCGCCTCCGATGCGGGGGCCGGCTTCGGCGCCGACGCGTGGGAGGACGCCCTCGACGCGTACTTCGACGAACACGAGGACATCGGAACGGGGCCGAACGCCCGCGGCCCGCAGCTCCTCATCATCGATGAGCAGCCCCGCGTGTGGCACGTTCGGCAGATCTTCGATGATCCAGCTGGGAACCACGACTGGGGCTTCTCGGCCGACGTCGACCTTGAGGCCAGCGACGAGGCGGGCTCCGCCGTCATCCGTGTGACCCAGATCGGGCGACTCGGCGGATAGGTTAGAAGGCATGACTCTTTCGCCGGTGACCACCTTGAGGCGCGCTACCCCTGACGACGTGCCCGCGATTCTCGAGCTGATCCACGACCTCGCCGTGTATGAGCGCGAGCCGGACGCAGTGAAGAACACCGTGCCCGTGCTGACCGAGCAGCTTTTCGGGGAAACCCCCGCAATCTTCGCGCACGTGGTCGAAGAGGACGGCGACGTGATGGGCTTCGCTCTCTGGTTCCTCAACTACTCCACATGGGAAGGCACTCACGGCATCTACCTCGAGGACCTGTACGTGCGGCCCGAGGCACGCGGACGCGGGTACGGGAAGGCCCTGCTCCGGGAACTGGCCCGCACGGCGGTGGAGCGGGGATATGCACGGGTTGAGTGGAGTGTTCTCAAGTGGAACGAACCCTCGATCGGGTTCTACCAAAGCATCGGCGCGCAGCCGATGGACGAATGGGACACGTTCAGGCTGACCGGCTCCAACCTCGCCTTGTTCGGGACGTCCCAGTGAGGCGAACGCGCGGCGCACGGCATCGGGTCCTCGGCAGCCATGCATTCCGTGGCCTCCGGACCACTGAGCACGTCTTCGATGTGCCGCTCGACCATGGCAACCCGGAAGGCGAGCACCTCGAGGTCTTCGCCCGCGAGTACGTCTCGGCGGCGCATCCTGCAGAATCGATCGACGGCCTTCCGTGGCTCGTGTTCCTCCAAGGAGGCCCGGGCGGGCGGGGGAACCGCGTCACCTCGTTGTCCGGCTGGATGAAGGAGGCGGCGAAAGACTTTCGCATCCTCATGCTCGACCAGCGAGGCACGGGGCTCTCAACCCCAGCGGATCGGCTCACGCTCCCCCTCCGGGGCAAGCCGAGGCAGCAGGCCGAATACCTGGCCCATTTCCGTGCGGACTCGATCGTCTTGGACTGCGAAGCGATCCGGCGTGCGCTCGGCACGGGTCCCTGGACTGTCTACGGGCAGAGCTACGGCGGCTTCTGCACCCTCACGTACCTCTCAATCGCCCCTCAGGGGCTCCGAGAGGCACTCATCACCGGCGGCCTCGCACCCTTGGACGGTCCTGCCGAACGGGTCTACCGGGCGACATACGCTCGCCTCGCTGCCCGAAACGCCCAGTTTTTCTCCTGGTACCCGGATGACCGCCGGCGGGTGACGGAGATCGTCGAGCACCTGCGCAGCGTGCGCGAGCACCTCCCCGACGGGAGTCGGCTCACCCCCGAACGCTTTCAGCTCGTCGGCAACCTGCTCGGCGGCAACACGCGCGTCGACAGCCTCCACTACCTTCTCGAGGACGCCTTCACACGATCCGCGGACGGCCGGCGCCTTACTGATGCGTTCCTCCAGCAGGTTCACGCCATCGTCACGCGCGCTCCGAACCCGCTCTACGCCGTCCTGCACGAATCGATCTACGCGCAAGGCGAGCCCACCGGCTGGGCGGCCTGGCGCGTCCTCGCCGAGTACCCGGGGTTCCGGGCGGACAGCGAGGAACCGCTCCTCCTTGGGGAGATGGTGTGCCCTTGGCTGTTCGAGCAGGATCCGGCGCTCGTACCACTCGCCGAGACGGCCGCCCTTCTGGCCGAGAAGTCCGACTGGGGCGCTCTCTATGACGCAGCCAGGCTCGCCGAGAACGAGGTTCCAGTTGCGGCCGCCGTGTACCGCGACGACATCTATGTGGATCGTTCCCTGTCCCTCGAGACCGCCCACCGGATCCGTGGACTGAACGTCTGGGAGACGGCGGACTTCCACCACGATGGCATTGCCGACGACGGCGAAGGCATCTTTGCGCGGCTCCTCGGCCTTGTTCGTGGAGGCTGATCCCGCCTAGCTCCGGCGTGGCCGGCTCACGCGTGCCCGGCCGCCTGCATCTGCCGAAGCTCCTTCTTGAGATCGGCTACCTCGTCGCGCAGCCTCGCGGCCAGCTCGAACTGCAGCTCGGCGGCCGCGCCGTGCATCTGCTCGGTGAGCTGCTCGATCAGTCCTACGAGATCCTCGGCCGGGGCTGCGGCCACCCCGTCGCGCCGCAGCTCCGCCTCGGCCTTCTCGGCGACGGCGGGTGTCCCCTTGCGCTTTCCGCCCTTCCCGAGGCGTTGGCTCTCGAGCAGGGCGCGCGTGTCCTGATCCTCCCGGAGGAGCTGGTCCGTGATGTCCGCAATCCGCTTGCGCAGGGGCTGGGGATCGATTCCGTGGTCGCGGTTGAACGCGAGCTGGATGTCACGCCGCCGGTTCGTCTCGTCGATGGCCTGGGCCATCGAGTCCGTGATCTTGTCCGCGTACATATGAACCTGACCGGAGACGTTGCGGGCCGCGCGCCCGATTGTCTGGATGAGCGAGGTGGACGAGCGCAGGAAGCCCTCCTTGTCAGCGTCAAGGATGCTCACAAGCGATACCTCAGGAAGGTCGAGACCCTCGCGGAGGAGGTTGATGCCAACCAGGACGTCGAAGACCCCAAGGCGCAGCTCGCGGAGCAGTTCGACGCGGCGCAGCGTGTCAACATCGGAGTGCAGGTACTGGACCTTCACGCCGTGGCCCATGAGGTAGTCCGTGAGGTCCTCCGCCATGCGCTTCGTGAGGGTCGTGACGAGGACGCGCTCGTCGCGCTCCACGCGGTCGCGGATCTCGCCCAGGAGATCGTCGATCTGGCCCTTCGTCGGCTTGACGACGACCTCGGGGTCGACGAGGCCCGTCGGGCGGATGATCTGCTGCACGACGCCGTCGGACTTGCCGAGCTCGTACTTCCCGGGGGTAGCCGAGAGATAGACGGTCTGGCCGATGCGCTCGAGGAACTCGTCCCACTTGAGTGGCCGGTTGTCCATAGCCGAGGGCAGCCGGAAGCCGTGGTCCACGAGGGTGCGCTTCCGCGACATGTCGCCTTCGTACATCGAACCGATCTGCGGCACTGTCACATGGGACTCATCGATGACCAGCAGGAAGTCTTCCGGGAAATAGTCGAGGAGGCAGTGCGGGGCGGAGCCCGCTTCGCGCCCGTCGATGTGGCGCGAGTAGTTCTCGATGCCCGAACAGAAGCCCATCTGCTGCATCATCTCGAGGTCGTACGTCGTGCGCATGCGGAGCCGCTGTGCCTCTACGAGCTTGTTCTGCGACTCGAGCGTCTTGAGACGCTGCGCGAGCTCGTCCTCGATTGCAGTGATGGCACGGTTCATGCGCTCCGGTCCGGCCACATAGTGCGAAGCCGGGAACACGTACATCTCCTGTTCCTCGCGGATGACCTCGCCGGTAACGGGGTGGAGCGTGTGGATGCTCTCGACCTCGTCCCCGAAGAACTCGATGCGGAGGGCGAGCTCCTCGTACATCGGAATGATCTCGACCGTGTCCCCGCGAACCCGGAACGTACCGCGGTGGAAGTCGATGTCGTTGCGCACGTACTGCATCGAGACGAACTTCCGCAAAAGGGCGTCACGGTCGAGCTCCATGCCCTGCCGCAGGGTCACCATCCCTGCGACGTACTCTTCAGGCGTGCCGAGGCCGTAAATGCAGGACACGGTCGCCACGACGATGACGTCGCGCCGCGTGAGCAGCGAATTCGTCGCCGAGTGCCTCAGCCGCTCGACCTCCTCGTTGACCGAGGAATCCTTCTCGATGTAGGTGTCCGTCTGGGGGACGTACGCCTCAGGCTGGTAGTAGTCGTAGTAGGAGACGAAGTACTCGACCGCGTTGTTGGGCAGGAGCTCGCGGAACTCGTTGGCAAGCTGCGCGGCGAGCGTCTTGTTCTGCACCATGACGAGCGTGGGGCGCTGGAGCTTCTCGATCACCCACGCGGTCGTGGCGCTCTTGCCGGTGCCGGTTGCGCCAAGCAGCACGACGTCCTTCTCGCCGTTCTGAATCCGCTCGGCTATCTCTGCGATCGCCGTCGGCTGGTCGCCAGCTGGCTGGTATTCGCTGACGACCTCGAAGGGGGCGACGACCCGGTTGATGTCCTGGGCAAGGCTCATGCATCAAATCTACGCCGGGCTGCGGACAGGGAATGTCCGCATTCGCCCCCGGCTGACTCGCCCGAGAGGGCTGACGCGTTCGCGCTCACCCGCATCAGCTTGCTGAGACGGTACCCGTTCCAGCGGAAGGCACGAGGACGTCGTGCCAGAGCCTGTCGACGGCATCATGGAGCTCCACGAGGGTCCCCGTGTTCTCGATGACATAGTCGGCCGCCGCGAGGCGCTCCTCCCTCGAGGCCTGCGCCGACATGCGCGCGCGCGACTGCTCTTCAGTGAGTCCGTTGCGCTCGCCGAGCCGGCGGATGCGCACCTCATCCGGCGCGTCGACGACGACGACGGTATCGAAATTCCCCGCCTGCCCCGTCTCCACGAGCAGCGGGATGTCCTGGACGACGACGGCGTCCGCGGGCGCCTGAGCGATGATCTCCGCCGCCCGGGCCCGGACCCGGGGGTGCACGATCGAGTTGAGGACCTCGCGGCGCCCGGGGTCCGCGAAGACCAAGGCCCCGAGCGCTGCCCGGTCCAAAGCGCCGTCGTCCGTCAGCATCTCCGGGCCGAACGCCTCAACGATCTCGGCGAGGCCGTCCGTGCCCGGCTCAACGACCTCCCGTGCGATCAGGTCGGCGTCGACCAGGACGGCGCCCAACTCGACGAGACGCCGCGCGACCTCCGACTTCCCCGAGGCGATCCCGCCCGTCAGCCCTACTCTCAGCACCCGACCAGCCTAGCCCTACACTTGTGCGGTGACTTCGACCGCTAGCCATGCCTTCCGCTACAGCACGGTCGACGGCGAGCACCGCCACGAGCTCGAGATCAAGCGCTCCCGATTCATCACAGTCCTGCGGAGGGCCGAGACCGAAGAAGCCGCGCGATCCCTCGTCGCCGAGCTGCGCCGCGAGTTCCACGACGCTCGCCACCATTGCAGCGCGTTCGTCCTCGGCCCGGATCGCATGACCCAGCGGAGCAACGACGACGGCGAGCCCTCGGGGACTGCGGGCGCACCGATGCTCGAGGCGCTCCTCAAAGGCAGCGCGGTCGACGGCGAAGCGGACCTGAGCGACGTGGCCGCCGTGGTCGTGCGGTACTTCGGCGGAATCCTGCTCGGCGCCGGCGGCCTCGTCCGGGCCTACTCGGAGTCGGTGTCCCGGGCCTTGGCCACCGCACCGCTCATATGGCGCGAGCGGCTGCGGCTCATGTCGGTCGAGGCCCCGCACGGCTCTGCGGGGCGTCTCGAAAATGACCTCCGCGCCTTCGGGATCTCCGTCGTTGGGACGGACGACGGCCCGACGGCGACGTCTCTCCGCCTCGCAATCGAGGACGCCGAGCGTGCCGGTGCAGCCTTCCAGGAGCGGCTGGCGACCCTCACGGGCGGCGGGTGCGTCGCCGTCGACCTCGAAACGTCCTGGGTGGACGTCCCGTAACGTACGAAGGGCGGGCCCTGCGTGTGCAGGGCCCGCCCTTCGTACGGAGCCTTTCCGGGCGGCTGGATTCAGCCGCGACGGATCAGTTGCCGGTCAGCTTCTCGCGAAGCGCGGCAAGAGCCTCGTCCGAGGCGAGCGTGCCGCTCTCCGGGGCCGGAGCCTCCGAGGAGTAGCTCGTCGGGATGGACTCGCGGCCGGATGCCGCAGCAGCGTCGTCGGCGAGGTGCTGAGCGACCTGCTTCTTGTGGGCCTCCCAGCGGGCCTGCGCGTCGGCGTACTGCTGCTCCCACGCGGCGCGCTGCGCCTCGTAGCCCTCGAGCCACTCGTTTGAGATCGGGTCGAACCCCTCGGGGTACTTGTAGTTGCCCTCTTCGTCGTACTCGGCGGCCATGCCGTAGAGCGCCGGGTCGAACTCGGTCGAGTCCGGGTCCACACCCTCGTTGGCCTGCTTGAGCGACAGCGAGATGCGGCGACGCTCGAGGTCGATGTCGATGACCTTGACAAAGATCTCGTCGCCCACCGAGACAACCTGCTCGGCGAGGTCGACGTGACGCTCGGCGAGCTCGGAGATGTGGACGAGACCCTCGATGCCGTCCTCGACGCGAACGAACGCACCGAACGGAACGAGCTTCGTGACCTTGCCGGGAACGACCTGGCCGAGCGCGTGGGTACGCGCGAAGGTCTGCCACGGATCTTCCTGAGTCGCCTTGAGCGAGAGCGAGACGCGCTCGCGCTCGAGGTCCACCTCGAGAACCTCGACCGTGACCTCCTGGCCGACCTCGACAACCTCGGACGGGTGGTCGATGTGCTTCCACGAGAGCTCGGAGACGTGCACGAGGCCGTCGACGCCGCCGAGATCCACGAACGCACCGAAGTTGACGATCGAGGAGACGACGCCCGTGCGGACCTGGCCCTTCTCGAGCTTGTTGAGGAACGTCGAGCGGACCTCGGACTGGGTCTGCTCGAGCCAAGCACGGCGGGAAAGGACCACGTTATTGCGGTTCTTGTCGAGCTCGATGATCTTCGCCTCGAGCTTCTGGCCGATGTACGGCGCGAGGTCGCGCACGCGGCGCATCTCGACGAGCGAGGCCGGGAGGAAGCCGCGAAGGCCGATGTCGAGGATGAGGCCACCCTTGACCACCTCGATGACGGTGCCGGTGACGACGCCGTCCTCTTCCTTGATCTTCTCGATGTCGCCCCACGCACGCTCGTACTGCGCGCGCTTCTTCGACAGGATCAGGCGGCCTTCCTTGTCCTCCTTCGTGAGGACGAGGGCCTCCACCTGGTCGCCGACCGCCACGACCTCACCGGGGTCGACGTCGTGCTTGATGGAAAGCTCACGGGAGGGGATGACACCCTCGGTCTTGTACCCGATGTCGAGGAGGACCTCGTCACGGTCGACCTTGACGACAGTGCCCTCGACGAGGTCGCCGTCGTTGAAGTACTTGATGGTGGCATCGACGGCGGCGAGGAAGTCATCGGCAGAGCCAATGTCGTTGATCGCGACCTGCGGGGTGCCGGACTTCTCGGTGGAGGTGATGGTCATGTAGTAGGGGCTCCGATGTGGATCGTTAGTCGGTCAGGCAGCCGAGTCCCATGCCACACAGCACAGGCCAGACATCCTGAAAATTGGATTGGAACAGCTGCGCACTACGCGCCCACCCAGTTTAGTCGGCGCTCTCAAGCCGGGTCAAAGCGAGGCGAGGGCGCAGCAACAACATTGGTCGTCTTGCTGGCAGCGTCCGGCTACGCCGTATGTCCTGGCACGGCAAGACCCGACTGGGAGAGTGTGGTGAACCTGATCCCGCGGCCCAGAAGGGCTGGAAGACCGGCGGCATACCCTGCGGCAGTTCCCGACCCCGGCTGGTTCATGTGGCTGATGACGATGTCGCCCCGTTCGACGGTCCGCAGCTGGGCGGCCACCTTCCACCCCGGGAAGGTCGCACCTGCGTCGGCGTTGACGGAGAAGTTGAGCGGGACGAGCCCTGCGGCGGAGGTCGCTGCGGCGGTGACGTCGTCATAGAACGCCGTTCCGGGGCGGAACCAGGGAACTGCCGCGCCTGCCAGGGCCGAAACCCGCTGCTCGTTGCCCAGCAGTTCGTCGAGGGCTGCGGCGAGCGAGGCAGTGCCGGGGATTCCGTACGCGCTACGCCCTGACACCGAGAGCGGGACGTGGGCCGTTCCGTGGTTGCCGATCTCGAAGAGCGGGTCTGCCGCAAGCTCCGCGCTGAGCGACGGGTTCGCCTCGATCCAGCGCGCGTTGAGGAAGAGCGTCGCGGGGACCTTGAGGCGCCGAAGCGTCTGGATGAGGGCCGAGTCGTACCGCGAGCCGCCGGGGCCGCCGCACGCGTCGAAGGTGAGGGCAACCGCCGTCGTCGCCGTGCGGGTGACAACGCCTGTCACCGCGAGGCCCCACTGCGTCGGCTTCCGGCCGCGGAACCGTTCCTCGATCGCGAGCCGTTCGGCCGCGCTGAGCACGTGCGGCCGCAGCGGCGCGGAGGCGGCCGACGGGGCAGCCGCTGAACGCGGAGCTGCCGGCGGCTCGGGCGTAGCGGCCCCGGGCTCAGCCATCGTCGTCTCGGCCGCTTGGGATGACCCGCACGCAGTCAGGAGAGCGCCCAAGGACGCCGAGCCCAGTGTGGACAGCACAGCGCGCCGTGAGGCGTGCGCCATCAAGGAGGGCACGTGCGGCATCAAGGAGGGCATGGGCACTCCACGGTCCGGTGAGCAGTCCGCTCAGAAATGGGTAAGGCAGTGCGCAGGGCGCTCTACTGCGAACAGCCTCTCCGCCGCGAGGGCGGCGCCGGGGTTCTCCTCGCTGATGCGCCCTGCCTCCCTCAGGGTAGTCGCCCTGACGCCGCCTACGAACAATGACGCGAGCTCGGCGGCGTCGAGTACGAGATCAGGAGTCTCCCCGTCCGCGCGCGAGACGTTCGCCACCCCTTCGGCGACCGTGAGGCGGTACCGGCCAGCGGCCATGCCGAGCCCGTCGACGACGTCGAGAACGAGCGCCCCGTCGACCCCGTAGCGTCGCGCCTCAAGCGCCGCCGGCACGTCCAGGATCCTCAGCCACAGCATGTCCTGCGCAGCTTCGGCACGAAGTGCGCGCGCGTCGTCGAGCGCCCAGGCAAGGGGATCATCCGCCGGAGCCTCGCTCCATACGATCCGCCGCACGAGGTCAAGGGAGCCTAGGAAATCCCACAGCGCGAGGTACGCCTCGGGACTGGCAGCGACGAGGTCCCGGACCTCCATCGTGTGCGGTTCGTGCTCCCAGCCCTGGAACGCATACGTGACGTAGCCATCTGGCACGCCGTCCACATCGAAGTGCAGCGCGGCCCGGAGCGCCCGGTCCTCGCCGCCGCCGTCCCGGTCCCACAGCCCCGCCGCAGTGTGGCGGTAGCGATCCTGACGATCGATCGATCCCGGGGTCACGCGGTGGGCTCGCTCGAAAACCACAGGCGCGAGGTTCAGGAGGACGCCGGGATCCGCGGCCTCGACCCGGCCGTCCGTGGGAACGGCGAGCTTGAAGCGCGGGCCCGTGGCGACTGTGACGCGACGTTCCGCCGTGGCCACCCCGAAGCCGAATCGACGGTAGATGGATGCTTCGGATGCTGTGAGGGCGGCGATCGGAGCGCCGTCGGCCTTCGCCCGTGCGAGATCCTCGGTCATGAGTCTCCGCAGGATCCCCCTTCGGCGGTGGCTTGTGCGGACGGTGACCGCGGTGACGAGGTGTGCGGGAACGAGCGCCCCATAGCCGGCATTGAGCGTCTTGCGGAAGGTCGCGAAAGTCGCGACGGGGACCTCTGGGCCGAACGTGCCGACGGGCACGGGGCCGGGCTGATAGACCCCGGTGAGCTCGCGTCCGTCGGCGACAAACGCAGCCGCCGTCCTGGCAATCAAGTCCTCCGGACGGCGCTTTTCGTAGAAGCCGGCGCCGACTGCCCTGATCCATTCCCGGGTCTGGCCGTAGCCTTCCTCGCCCTGCCGCGACGGTCGGAACCGCCGCAGCTCATAGTCGCCGGCGATTGCCATCAGTGCCCGGCTTCGTTCCAGGTCCGCCCCACGCCGACCTGCACGTCGAGGGGCACCGAGAGCTCGGCCGCCGAGCCCATGCGTTCCACCACGACCTCGCGGACCGCGGCCTCTTCCCCGGGCGCGACCTCCACCACGAGCTCGTCGTGGATCTGGAGCAGGAGCCGCGAACCCAGTCCGCGCGCCTCGAGCTCGTGCTCGACGCCCAGCATCGCGAGCTTGATGATGTCGGCCGCAGAGCCCTGGATCGGCGAGTTGAGCGCGACGCGCTCCGCAACCTCGCGACGTGCCCGGTCCGTGCTGTTGAGGTCCGGGAGGTACCGGCGGCGCCCGAAGATCGTCGACGTGTAGCCGTCCTTGCGAGCCTGCTCGACGACGCCCCGGAGGTAGTCGCGCACCCCGCCGAACCGGTCGAAGTAGTCCTTCATGAGGGTCCGCGCCTCGTCGACGGAGATGTCGAGCTGCTTCGAGAGCCCGAACGAGGTGAGCCCGTAGGCGAGGCCGTAGGACATCGCCTTGACCTTCGCGCGCATCTCGGAGCTCACCTCGGCAGGCGCTACGTGGAAGATCCGCGAGCCCACGAAGCGGTGAAGGTCCTCGCCCTCCCGGTATGCCTGGATGAGGCCCGCGTCATTCGAGAGGTGCGCCATGATGCGCATCTCGATCTGCGAGTAGTCAGCCGAGAGGAGCGATTCATAGCCCTCGCCGACCACGAATACGTCGCGGACGCGACGCCCTTCCTCCGAACGGATCGGGATGTTCTGAAGGTTCGGGTTGTTCGAGGAGAGGCGGCCGGTCGCGGCGATGTTCTGCGCGTAGGTGGTGTGGATTCGCGCATCGGACGTCACGGACTTCTTGAGCGTCTCGACCATCTGCCGGAGCTTGCTCGACTCGCGGTGCGCCATGAGCCCCTCGAGGAACGGGTGCCCCGTCTTGTCGAGCAGGTCCTTGAGCGAGGCAGCGTCCGTCGTGTAGCCGGTCTTGATCTTCTTCGTCTTGGGCAGCTCGAGCTCGTCGAAGAGGACCGTCTGGAGCTGCTTGGGCGAACCCAGGTTCACCTCGTGGCCGATCGCTGCGTAAGCCCGCCCGGCCGCCTCTTCGCTCGCGCGGCCTAGATCGTCCATGAGGGCGTCGATCTGCTCCTTCGAAACGGCGATCCCGGCCCACTCCATGTCGAGCAGCACTCTGGCGAGTGGGAGCTCCATCTCCGCGAGCAGCGAGGCCGCGCCCACCTCGGTGAGCCGCGGGGCGAAGTCCGCACTGAGGGCCCGAACGACGGCCGCCTCCCGCACGAGCGACGCCGCCGCCTCGTCGTCCCCGCCGAGGGAGAGGGCGAGCTGACCGCTCGCGGGGGCCGGCCCGAGCTGGATGTCGAGGTGGTGCTGAGCCAGATCGCCCAGGGCGTAGCTCCGCCGGTCCGGTTCAATGAGATACCCCGAGATCGAGACGTCGTCGACGACCCCCTCGAGCTCGACCCCAAGCGCTCGGAGCGCCTTCGCGGACTCCTTGTACTCATGGATCGCCTTCGGAACCCCCGAATCGGCGAGCCATTCCGCGAGCGGTGCGGGGAACACGCCGTCGACCGCCACGTAGACGGCCTCGCCATGCGAGGCGAGGGCGAGGGCGGTCGCCTCCTGCCGCTCCCCCGCCTGCTCCGCGCGGATCGCTACGGCGACGGGCACCTCGCCCGCGGCGCTTGCGAGGCGTGCGAGCGCTGCGGGGAGCGCGGCCTCGTCAGGCCGCGTGAACTCCGGTACCTCGAAGACCTCGGTACCAGTGGCCTCGGGCTCGGTAGCGAAGATCTCGTACACGCGGGCACGGAGGTTCTTGAACTCGAGTTCGTCGAAGAGCGACTCGACCGCGGCGGGATCGGGCTCGGGCGAGGCCAGCTCGTCGAGTGCGAGTGGGAGTTCGAGGTCCGTGATGAGCCGGTTGAGGCGCCGGTTCCGCTCGACGGACTCGACGTGCTCGCGGAGGCTCTCCCCCGCCTTGCCCTTGATCTCGCCAGCATGCGCGAGAACGCCCTCGAGACCGTCGTACTGCGCGATCCACTTCGCGGCGGTCTTCGGGCCGACGCCGGGAACCCCAGGAAGGTTGTCCGCGGACTCCCCCACGAGCGCGGCGAGATCCGGGTAGCGCGCCGGCGGGACGAGGTACTTCTCCTCGATGGCCGTCGCGTCCATGCGCGGAATGTCGCTCACGCCCTTGCGCGGGTAGAGGACGGAGACACGGTCGTTGACGAGCTGGAACGTGTCGCGATCACCTGAGACGAGGTAGACCTCCATCCCCGCTTCGGCTCCCTGCGAGGCCAGGGTGGCGAGGATGTCGTCAGCCTCGTAGCCGGGGAGCTCGAGCGTCCGGATGCCGAGCGCCTGCATGACGCGCTTGATGAGGTCGATCTGGCCGCGGAACTCGGACGGCGTCTCGTTCCGGCCGCCCTTGTACTCGCT
Encoded proteins:
- a CDS encoding GNAT family N-acetyltransferase, whose product is MTLSPVTTLRRATPDDVPAILELIHDLAVYEREPDAVKNTVPVLTEQLFGETPAIFAHVVEEDGDVMGFALWFLNYSTWEGTHGIYLEDLYVRPEARGRGYGKALLRELARTAVERGYARVEWSVLKWNEPSIGFYQSIGAQPMDEWDTFRLTGSNLALFGTSQ
- a CDS encoding alpha/beta fold hydrolase, yielding MRRTRGARHRVLGSHAFRGLRTTEHVFDVPLDHGNPEGEHLEVFAREYVSAAHPAESIDGLPWLVFLQGGPGGRGNRVTSLSGWMKEAAKDFRILMLDQRGTGLSTPADRLTLPLRGKPRQQAEYLAHFRADSIVLDCEAIRRALGTGPWTVYGQSYGGFCTLTYLSIAPQGLREALITGGLAPLDGPAERVYRATYARLAARNAQFFSWYPDDRRRVTEIVEHLRSVREHLPDGSRLTPERFQLVGNLLGGNTRVDSLHYLLEDAFTRSADGRRLTDAFLQQVHAIVTRAPNPLYAVLHESIYAQGEPTGWAAWRVLAEYPGFRADSEEPLLLGEMVCPWLFEQDPALVPLAETAALLAEKSDWGALYDAARLAENEVPVAAAVYRDDIYVDRSLSLETAHRIRGLNVWETADFHHDGIADDGEGIFARLLGLVRGG
- the uvrB gene encoding excinuclease ABC subunit UvrB, with translation MSLAQDINRVVAPFEVVSEYQPAGDQPTAIAEIAERIQNGEKDVVLLGATGTGKSATTAWVIEKLQRPTLVMVQNKTLAAQLANEFRELLPNNAVEYFVSYYDYYQPEAYVPQTDTYIEKDSSVNEEVERLRHSATNSLLTRRDVIVVATVSCIYGLGTPEEYVAGMVTLRQGMELDRDALLRKFVSMQYVRNDIDFHRGTFRVRGDTVEIIPMYEELALRIEFFGDEVESIHTLHPVTGEVIREEQEMYVFPASHYVAGPERMNRAITAIEDELAQRLKTLESQNKLVEAQRLRMRTTYDLEMMQQMGFCSGIENYSRHIDGREAGSAPHCLLDYFPEDFLLVIDESHVTVPQIGSMYEGDMSRKRTLVDHGFRLPSAMDNRPLKWDEFLERIGQTVYLSATPGKYELGKSDGVVQQIIRPTGLVDPEVVVKPTKGQIDDLLGEIRDRVERDERVLVTTLTKRMAEDLTDYLMGHGVKVQYLHSDVDTLRRVELLRELRLGVFDVLVGINLLREGLDLPEVSLVSILDADKEGFLRSSTSLIQTIGRAARNVSGQVHMYADKITDSMAQAIDETNRRRDIQLAFNRDHGIDPQPLRKRIADITDQLLREDQDTRALLESQRLGKGGKRKGTPAVAEKAEAELRRDGVAAAPAEDLVGLIEQLTEQMHGAAAELQFELAARLRDEVADLKKELRQMQAAGHA
- the coaE gene encoding dephospho-CoA kinase, whose amino-acid sequence is MLRVGLTGGIASGKSEVARRLVELGAVLVDADLIAREVVEPGTDGLAEIVEAFGPEMLTDDGALDRAALGALVFADPGRREVLNSIVHPRVRARAAEIIAQAPADAVVVQDIPLLVETGQAGNFDTVVVVDAPDEVRIRRLGERNGLTEEQSRARMSAQASREERLAAADYVIENTGTLVELHDAVDRLWHDVLVPSAGTGTVSAS
- a CDS encoding IMPACT family protein, with product MTSTASHAFRYSTVDGEHRHELEIKRSRFITVLRRAETEEAARSLVAELRREFHDARHHCSAFVLGPDRMTQRSNDDGEPSGTAGAPMLEALLKGSAVDGEADLSDVAAVVVRYFGGILLGAGGLVRAYSESVSRALATAPLIWRERLRLMSVEAPHGSAGRLENDLRAFGISVVGTDDGPTATSLRLAIEDAERAGAAFQERLATLTGGGCVAVDLETSWVDVP
- the rpsA gene encoding 30S ribosomal protein S1 — translated: MTITSTEKSGTPQVAINDIGSADDFLAAVDATIKYFNDGDLVEGTVVKVDRDEVLLDIGYKTEGVIPSRELSIKHDVDPGEVVAVGDQVEALVLTKEDKEGRLILSKKRAQYERAWGDIEKIKEEDGVVTGTVIEVVKGGLILDIGLRGFLPASLVEMRRVRDLAPYIGQKLEAKIIELDKNRNNVVLSRRAWLEQTQSEVRSTFLNKLEKGQVRTGVVSSIVNFGAFVDLGGVDGLVHVSELSWKHIDHPSEVVEVGQEVTVEVLEVDLERERVSLSLKATQEDPWQTFARTHALGQVVPGKVTKLVPFGAFVRVEDGIEGLVHISELAERHVDLAEQVVSVGDEIFVKVIDIDLERRRISLSLKQANEGVDPDSTEFDPALYGMAAEYDEEGNYKYPEGFDPISNEWLEGYEAQRAAWEQQYADAQARWEAHKKQVAQHLADDAAAASGRESIPTSYSSEAPAPESGTLASDEALAALREKLTGN
- a CDS encoding polysaccharide deacetylase family protein; the protein is MPSLMPHVPSLMAHASRRAVLSTLGSASLGALLTACGSSQAAETTMAEPGAATPEPPAAPRSAAAPSAASAPLRPHVLSAAERLAIEERFRGRKPTQWGLAVTGVVTRTATTAVALTFDACGGPGGSRYDSALIQTLRRLKVPATLFLNARWIEANPSLSAELAADPLFEIGNHGTAHVPLSVSGRSAYGIPGTASLAAALDELLGNEQRVSALAGAAVPWFRPGTAFYDDVTAAATSAAGLVPLNFSVNADAGATFPGWKVAAQLRTVERGDIVISHMNQPGSGTAAGYAAGLPALLGRGIRFTTLSQSGLAVPGHTA